From Deltaproteobacteria bacterium, a single genomic window includes:
- a CDS encoding peptidylprolyl isomerase has product MYAIFHTTQGDFTVKLFPDKAPKTVENFVGLATGTKEYKDIKTGAAKKGNFYDGLIFHRVIPDFMIQGGDPEGTGRGGPGYKFGDEFDPSLKFDKVGLLAMANAGPGTNGSQFFVTVKATPWLTGKHTIFGEVVDGYNIVEKVSKVQTGAQDRPATPVVINKLEIKEVK; this is encoded by the coding sequence ATGTACGCAATCTTTCACACGACGCAGGGCGATTTCACGGTCAAGCTGTTTCCCGACAAGGCGCCGAAGACCGTGGAAAACTTCGTCGGTCTCGCCACCGGCACGAAGGAATACAAGGACATCAAGACGGGCGCGGCGAAAAAGGGCAACTTCTATGACGGCCTGATCTTCCACCGGGTCATTCCCGACTTCATGATCCAGGGCGGCGATCCCGAGGGCACCGGCCGCGGCGGCCCGGGCTACAAGTTCGGCGACGAGTTCGATCCGTCGCTCAAGTTCGACAAGGTTGGCCTGCTCGCCATGGCAAACGCGGGGCCCGGCACCAACGGCAGCCAGTTCTTCGTCACCGTCAAGGCGACGCCGTGGCTGACCGGCAAGCACACGATCTTCGGCGAAGTGGTCGATGGCTACAACATTGTCGAGAAGGTCTCGAAGGTGCAAACCGGCGCGCAGGACCGGCCGGCGACACCCGTCGTCATCAACAAGCTGGAGATCAAAGAGGTCAAGTAA
- a CDS encoding integration host factor subunit beta has product MNKSELIAALSTADGVSEKKAAQVLELILDEMTEALKRGERIEIRGFGSLIVKQYPTYQGRNPRSRETITVEGKRLPHFKVGKELRARINRPIRSESDAEAVTNRATSSSAIPDPQPGSGDPPETD; this is encoded by the coding sequence ATGAACAAGTCCGAGCTGATTGCGGCCTTGTCAACGGCGGACGGCGTTTCCGAGAAGAAGGCCGCGCAGGTGCTCGAGCTCATTCTCGACGAGATGACCGAGGCGCTCAAACGCGGCGAACGCATCGAGATCCGTGGATTCGGCTCACTCATCGTCAAGCAGTATCCGACCTATCAGGGCCGTAACCCTCGTTCACGGGAGACCATTACCGTCGAGGGTAAACGCCTGCCCCATTTCAAGGTCGGCAAGGAATTGCGCGCGCGAATTAACCGTCCGATTCGTTCCGAATCGGACGCGGAAGCCGTGACCAACCGGGCGACATCCTCATCGGCCATTCCTGATCCCCAACCTGGTTCGGGAGATCCGCCGGAGACCGACTGA
- the sucC gene encoding ADP-forming succinate--CoA ligase subunit beta produces MKIHEYQAKELLRRHGVPTPEGRYVDHPAGAYPAARQLGGDVFVVKAQIHAGGRGKGGGVKVVKSIDEVTTAAEKIFGMTLVTPQTGPEGKVVHRLLIEKGIDIAKELYFSILVDRERQCPVLMASVEGGMDIEEVAAKNPEAIVTVAIDPLVGWSGYVGRKLAYGLGLADDVTKKLVAFAEAAYKAFEGLDCSLLEVNPLVVTKQNEVLALDAKVTFDDNALGLHKEYAALRDFEEEEPLEILADRYGVDYVKMDGGIGCLVNGAGLAMGTMDIILKCGGRPANFLDIKGGANVQNVIRAFTLLMADTNVKAVLINIFGGIVKCDMVANGILEAMKHVQVNVPVVVRLSGTNSDQAKEILKNADFPFITADNLLDAAQRAVKAEKGALS; encoded by the coding sequence ATGAAGATTCATGAATACCAGGCGAAGGAGCTGCTTCGCAGGCACGGAGTGCCCACTCCGGAGGGTCGGTATGTCGACCATCCAGCGGGCGCGTATCCGGCGGCGCGGCAATTGGGCGGCGATGTGTTCGTGGTCAAGGCGCAGATTCACGCCGGCGGCCGCGGCAAGGGCGGCGGCGTCAAGGTCGTCAAGTCGATCGACGAAGTCACGACGGCGGCGGAGAAAATCTTCGGCATGACGCTCGTGACGCCGCAGACGGGCCCCGAGGGAAAGGTCGTCCATCGACTTCTGATCGAAAAGGGAATCGACATCGCCAAGGAGCTGTACTTCAGCATCCTCGTCGATCGCGAACGCCAGTGCCCCGTGCTCATGGCGAGCGTCGAAGGCGGCATGGATATCGAAGAGGTCGCCGCGAAAAACCCGGAGGCGATCGTCACGGTCGCGATCGATCCGCTCGTCGGTTGGTCGGGCTACGTGGGGCGCAAACTCGCTTACGGGCTCGGCCTCGCGGACGACGTGACGAAAAAGCTCGTGGCCTTCGCGGAAGCCGCCTACAAGGCGTTCGAGGGGCTCGACTGCTCGCTGCTCGAGGTCAATCCGCTCGTCGTGACGAAGCAGAATGAGGTGCTCGCGCTCGATGCGAAGGTCACGTTCGACGACAACGCCCTCGGGCTGCACAAGGAATACGCGGCGCTGCGCGATTTCGAGGAAGAGGAACCGCTCGAAATTCTCGCCGACCGTTACGGCGTCGACTACGTGAAGATGGACGGCGGCATCGGCTGCCTCGTCAACGGCGCCGGGCTTGCGATGGGGACGATGGACATCATCCTCAAGTGCGGCGGGCGGCCCGCGAACTTCCTCGACATCAAGGGCGGCGCGAATGTTCAGAACGTCATCCGCGCGTTCACGCTCCTGATGGCCGACACGAATGTGAAGGCCGTCCTCATCAACATCTTCGGCGGCATCGTCAAATGCGACATGGTCGCGAACGGCATCCTCGAGGCGATGAAGCATGTTCAGGTGAACGTGCCGGTGGTCGTGCGCCTGTCCGGAACGAACTCGGATCAGGCGAAAGAGATTCTGAAAAACGCCGACTTCCCGTTCATCACCGCCGACAATCTGCTCGACGCTGCGCAAAGAGCCGTGAAGGCCGAGAAAGGAGCGCTGTCATGA
- the sucD gene encoding succinate--CoA ligase subunit alpha produces the protein MSVLVNKNSRIVVQGLTGKEGTFHARQCIAYGTNVVAGVTPGKGGSDVDGIPVFNTVADAVKKTDANVALIFVPPFFAADAILEAADAGVSLIVTITEGIPVRHMVRAMASLRGRNVRVIGPNCPGIITPGEAKVGIMPGHIHMPGKIGVVSRSGTLTYEAVDQLTALGIGQSTCIGIGGDPIIGTNFIDALRLFQDDPDTDGVVMIGEIGGAAEENAAQFVKEYVKKPIVSFIAGLSAPPGKRMGHAGAIISGGKGGAREKLKALESAGVHVVEDPSAIGVTMKKALGL, from the coding sequence ATGAGCGTTCTCGTCAACAAAAACAGCCGCATTGTCGTGCAGGGCCTCACCGGCAAGGAAGGCACGTTTCACGCGCGGCAATGCATCGCGTATGGGACGAACGTCGTCGCGGGCGTCACGCCGGGCAAAGGCGGCTCGGATGTGGACGGTATCCCCGTCTTCAACACGGTCGCCGACGCGGTGAAGAAGACCGATGCGAATGTGGCGCTCATCTTCGTTCCGCCGTTCTTCGCGGCCGACGCGATTCTCGAGGCGGCCGACGCGGGCGTTTCGCTCATCGTCACCATCACCGAGGGGATCCCCGTTCGCCACATGGTGCGCGCGATGGCGTCGCTGCGCGGACGCAACGTGCGCGTGATCGGTCCCAATTGCCCCGGCATCATTACCCCCGGCGAGGCGAAGGTCGGCATCATGCCGGGTCACATCCACATGCCGGGCAAAATCGGCGTCGTTTCGCGAAGCGGCACCCTCACGTATGAGGCGGTCGATCAGCTCACCGCGCTGGGGATCGGCCAGTCCACCTGTATCGGCATCGGCGGCGACCCCATCATCGGGACCAATTTCATCGACGCGCTGCGTCTTTTCCAGGACGACCCGGACACGGACGGCGTGGTGATGATCGGGGAAATCGGCGGCGCGGCGGAGGAAAACGCGGCGCAATTCGTCAAGGAATACGTGAAAAAGCCGATAGTATCCTTTATCGCGGGACTTTCGGCGCCTCCGGGCAAACGCATGGGCCATGCCGGGGCGATCATTTCCGGCGGCAAGGGCGGCGCGCGCGAAAAGCTCAAGGCGCTCGAGTCGGCCGGCGTCCACGTGGTCGAGGATCCGAGTGCGATCGGCGTCACGATGAAAAAGGCGCTCGGTCTGTGA
- a CDS encoding AgmX/PglI C-terminal domain-containing protein has product MTQRHSTIWTMAAILVAALVLPAIGGEVFGSFGSRSWAGPTVGPSIPTTSTTTVSTTTSATPTTTIPPGEVETIEVIGLEVTAEDTQKLKKQLENSDMKVEAEVQTENKIKDQQIDVDHDSGSGVAAVTTSTKEGDDLKSGKVDVDISEAIGTLGDVTIGDKKGHRIMFGEVMADDGGGLNQKMIVKVIQANLGGIRNCYERVLKFDANVHGRFNVEIGVAADGAVSNVKTLEDTVRNRELTECMVAKIQRWRFPESPEPFQFSYPFNFVQSF; this is encoded by the coding sequence ATGACGCAGCGGCATTCGACAATCTGGACGATGGCGGCGATTCTCGTCGCCGCCCTCGTTTTGCCGGCAATCGGCGGCGAGGTGTTCGGATCGTTCGGTTCCCGCTCCTGGGCGGGTCCGACGGTCGGACCGTCGATCCCCACCACCTCGACCACGACGGTCTCGACGACCACGAGCGCGACGCCCACGACGACCATTCCGCCGGGCGAGGTGGAAACCATCGAGGTGATCGGCCTCGAAGTGACCGCCGAGGACACGCAGAAACTCAAAAAGCAGCTCGAAAACAGTGACATGAAGGTCGAAGCCGAGGTCCAGACTGAAAACAAGATCAAGGACCAGCAGATCGACGTGGATCACGACTCCGGCTCCGGCGTCGCGGCGGTGACGACCTCGACAAAAGAAGGCGATGACCTGAAGTCCGGCAAAGTGGACGTGGACATTTCCGAGGCGATCGGCACGCTCGGCGACGTCACCATCGGCGACAAAAAGGGTCATCGCATCATGTTCGGCGAGGTGATGGCCGATGACGGCGGCGGGCTGAACCAGAAGATGATCGTCAAGGTGATTCAGGCGAACCTGGGCGGAATCCGCAACTGCTACGAACGCGTGCTGAAGTTCGACGCCAATGTCCACGGTCGGTTCAATGTCGAAATCGGCGTTGCGGCCGACGGCGCCGTCAGCAACGTCAAGACGCTTGAAGACACCGTGCGCAACCGCGAACTCACCGAGTGCATGGTTGCGAAGATCCAGCGCTGGCGCTTTCCGGAGTCTCCGGAACCGTTCCAGTTCAGCTATCCGTTCAATTTCGTGCAGTCGTTCTGA
- a CDS encoding ABC-F family ATP-binding cassette domain-containing protein — translation MSLLVADNVHLAFGSKTILDAATFTIGRRDRLGVIGPNGTGKSTLLRLLMGTMEPDNGRIVRTRGVRIGYLPQDVQEIQDAPLLEVVLAAAPGRDGLTRRLDETQAELAGSADTDEQMELSETLYHLHEELDRFETMFATHEAEKILVGLGFRERDFSRPLHEFSGGWKMRAILAGLLFTQPDLMLLDEPTNHLDVPSLLWFEKYLKDYGGAFLLISHDREFLNRQIERVLSFEVEGLRSYTGDFESYLELREQELELLEARAKNQERMIAQNERFIQRFRYKATKARQVQSRVKRLEKLERIELPNHRRTLDFEFAPTPRSGREAIRVVKLDKAFGDNVLFRKLDLTVLRQERIAIVGRNGAGKTTLLRMIAGELNPDAGAVEIGHNVAVAYYAQHHSDQLSQRLSILQEVQSVDPSAGPTRVRTICGVFLFSGDDVDKSCAVLSGGEKARVVLAKLLMKPGNLLLMDEPTNHLDLYSTEALMQALETYDGTLLFVSHNRAFINRLATTLWDLDGTGVTIYPGNLDDYEYHLAQKAARAAAPTRVTTQPDSRPAERGSRKDERRAQAQRIEERNKALRPVKRAIEELEGRIAALEAEQKDLETKLADPEFDGSGEAGEATRRYRQNMAKIEELMARWEHRQEDLAKTSARFEIADEET, via the coding sequence ATGAGCCTCCTCGTCGCCGATAACGTCCACCTCGCCTTCGGATCGAAGACGATTCTCGACGCCGCCACGTTCACCATCGGCCGGCGCGACCGCCTCGGCGTGATCGGTCCCAACGGCACCGGCAAGTCCACGTTGCTTCGGCTTCTCATGGGGACGATGGAACCCGACAACGGGCGCATCGTGCGGACTCGCGGCGTGCGCATCGGCTATCTGCCGCAGGACGTGCAGGAGATTCAGGACGCGCCCCTGCTCGAAGTCGTTCTCGCCGCCGCCCCGGGCCGCGACGGGCTGACGCGGCGACTCGACGAGACGCAGGCCGAGCTGGCGGGCAGCGCCGACACCGATGAGCAGATGGAGCTGTCTGAAACGCTCTACCACCTGCACGAAGAACTCGACCGCTTCGAGACGATGTTCGCTACGCACGAAGCCGAAAAGATTCTCGTCGGGCTTGGTTTTCGCGAGCGCGACTTCTCCCGGCCGCTGCACGAGTTCTCGGGCGGTTGGAAGATGCGCGCGATTTTGGCGGGACTGCTCTTCACGCAGCCCGACCTGATGTTGCTCGACGAACCGACGAACCACCTCGACGTGCCGTCGCTGCTCTGGTTCGAGAAGTACCTCAAGGATTATGGCGGCGCGTTTTTGCTCATCAGCCACGACCGCGAATTCCTGAATCGCCAGATCGAGCGGGTGCTGTCGTTCGAGGTCGAAGGACTGCGTTCGTACACCGGCGATTTCGAGTCGTACCTGGAACTGCGCGAGCAGGAACTCGAACTGCTCGAAGCGCGTGCGAAAAACCAAGAGCGAATGATCGCGCAGAACGAGCGATTCATCCAACGCTTCCGCTACAAGGCGACGAAGGCGCGGCAGGTGCAAAGCCGGGTCAAACGGCTCGAAAAGCTCGAACGGATCGAATTGCCCAACCACCGCCGCACGCTGGACTTCGAGTTTGCGCCGACGCCGCGCTCGGGCCGCGAGGCGATCCGCGTGGTGAAACTCGACAAGGCGTTCGGCGACAATGTGCTATTCCGCAAGCTCGATTTGACGGTGTTGCGGCAGGAACGCATCGCCATCGTCGGGCGCAACGGCGCCGGGAAGACCACGCTGCTGCGGATGATCGCGGGCGAACTCAACCCCGACGCCGGCGCGGTGGAGATCGGGCACAACGTGGCCGTGGCGTACTACGCGCAGCACCACAGCGACCAGCTCTCGCAACGGCTCTCAATATTGCAGGAAGTGCAAAGCGTCGATCCCAGCGCGGGACCGACTCGAGTTCGCACGATTTGCGGCGTGTTCCTGTTTTCGGGCGACGACGTGGACAAGTCGTGCGCCGTGCTTTCGGGCGGTGAAAAGGCGCGCGTCGTGCTCGCAAAACTGCTGATGAAGCCCGGAAATTTGCTGCTGATGGACGAACCGACGAACCACCTCGACCTCTACTCGACCGAGGCGTTGATGCAGGCGCTGGAAACCTATGACGGCACGCTGCTGTTCGTCAGCCACAACCGCGCATTCATCAATCGGCTCGCCACCACGCTGTGGGATCTCGACGGCACGGGCGTGACGATCTACCCCGGCAATCTCGACGATTACGAGTACCACCTCGCACAAAAGGCCGCGCGCGCCGCCGCTCCCACCCGGGTTACGACGCAACCCGATTCACGCCCGGCGGAGCGCGGGAGCCGCAAGGACGAGCGCCGCGCGCAAGCCCAGCGAATCGAGGAACGCAACAAGGCGCTGCGGCCCGTCAAACGAGCGATCGAGGAGCTGGAGGGACGCATCGCCGCGCTGGAGGCCGAGCAGAAGGACTTGGAGACGAAGTTGGCCGATCCGGAGTTCGACGGGAGCGGCGAGGCCGGCGAGGCCACACGGCGTTACCGGCAAAACATGGCGAAGATCGAGGAACTCATGGCGCGCTGGGAGCATCGGCAGGAAGACCTCGCCAAGACCTCCGCGCGATTCGAGATCGCGGACGAGGAAACTTGA
- a CDS encoding glycosyltransferase family 39 protein, protein MPLAVQTVFAFAAMASLVGLGHALRRVLRIDTGGAGLDFALAFAALSFVGTLVAALGLLTWPVAKVIAQLVGVGGLTALWAQRRRVFGDVSRTELGATAALALMCAPSLFMAAAPPVARDALVYHLPIARRILDSGGLGVPVGDVYGFFPAGAEIVHALAMALLGERAPATIHLLTGVAAAWMLFDVLRSRAGDLPAFIVAASFASAPVGIVFAGTSYVDLTLCMALAAAMSLIDAFSDNSRVRDLAVAGVFAGLAVSIKYTALLYVGLLALPILLTARSKRPREVACALAVYASSALICASPFLLRNALSVGNPVFPFAYEIFGGPGWDAERARSFDMFLHGYGAGYSIPSLVALPFRLSLTGRFGSTWYDGVIGPAAMLLFVGALVAAIRRSKFHTPGFGVVALAACCSYLFGSHQARFALPVLALLAPVAASGLRDLIDMRARAKAVVAGATVLALLGNAALTAREFARLNPFAASISSEAAAEYQGRRIPGWKIYLHLNSQATGGDRVLCAMTGNFRDLLRVPHDVDAIFEDHTIRQVLDGAKSPGDVRDAFAKRGWTYFFFDVRALDKALDGPARNLLVEFLLQFGKLAAQDGNFLLYHFEPNPI, encoded by the coding sequence ATGCCGCTCGCCGTGCAAACCGTCTTCGCCTTCGCCGCCATGGCGTCGCTCGTCGGGTTGGGACACGCCCTGCGACGGGTGTTGCGCATCGACACGGGCGGCGCGGGACTCGACTTCGCGTTGGCGTTCGCCGCGCTCAGTTTCGTCGGCACGCTCGTCGCCGCCTTGGGGCTGCTCACCTGGCCCGTGGCCAAGGTCATCGCTCAACTGGTCGGTGTCGGCGGGCTGACGGCACTGTGGGCGCAACGACGCCGGGTGTTCGGAGACGTTTCGCGCACCGAACTCGGGGCGACCGCCGCGCTCGCGCTGATGTGTGCGCCGTCGCTCTTCATGGCGGCCGCGCCGCCCGTCGCGCGCGACGCGCTCGTCTATCACCTGCCGATTGCGCGGCGCATTCTCGACTCGGGCGGGCTTGGCGTCCCCGTCGGCGACGTTTACGGATTCTTCCCGGCGGGAGCCGAGATCGTTCACGCTCTCGCGATGGCCCTGCTCGGCGAACGTGCGCCCGCGACAATCCACCTGCTCACCGGCGTCGCCGCCGCGTGGATGCTCTTCGACGTTCTCCGGAGCCGCGCGGGCGACCTCCCCGCGTTCATCGTCGCCGCGTCGTTCGCGTCAGCCCCCGTTGGCATCGTCTTCGCCGGAACCTCTTATGTCGATCTCACGCTCTGCATGGCGCTCGCCGCCGCGATGTCGCTCATCGACGCCTTCTCGGATAACTCTCGCGTACGCGACCTTGCGGTCGCCGGCGTTTTCGCCGGTCTCGCCGTTTCGATCAAATACACGGCGCTGCTCTATGTTGGGCTCCTCGCGCTGCCGATCCTGCTCACCGCGCGGTCCAAGCGTCCGCGCGAAGTTGCGTGCGCCCTCGCCGTCTATGCTTCCAGTGCCCTGATATGCGCTTCGCCGTTCCTTCTCAGAAACGCTCTGTCCGTCGGAAATCCGGTGTTTCCCTTCGCGTACGAAATCTTCGGCGGACCAGGTTGGGATGCCGAGCGCGCGCGCTCCTTTGACATGTTCCTGCACGGCTACGGCGCGGGTTACTCGATCCCCAGCCTCGTGGCGCTGCCCTTTCGGCTCTCGCTCACGGGACGATTCGGTTCGACTTGGTATGACGGCGTGATCGGTCCCGCCGCAATGCTGCTTTTCGTCGGCGCGCTTGTTGCCGCGATCCGTCGTTCGAAGTTCCACACGCCGGGATTCGGCGTCGTCGCGCTCGCGGCGTGTTGTTCGTACCTCTTCGGCTCGCATCAGGCCCGATTTGCCTTGCCCGTGCTCGCGCTCTTGGCACCGGTCGCGGCCTCGGGGTTGCGTGACCTCATCGACATGCGCGCCCGCGCGAAAGCGGTCGTCGCTGGTGCGACGGTCCTCGCCCTGCTGGGCAACGCGGCGCTCACGGCGCGCGAGTTCGCCCGCCTGAATCCCTTTGCCGCCTCGATTTCTTCCGAAGCGGCCGCCGAATATCAAGGGCGGCGCATCCCTGGTTGGAAGATCTATCTCCACCTCAACTCCCAAGCGACCGGCGGCGACCGCGTGTTGTGCGCCATGACCGGAAACTTCCGCGACCTGCTGCGCGTGCCGCACGATGTCGATGCGATCTTCGAGGACCATACGATTCGCCAGGTCCTCGATGGCGCGAAATCCCCCGGTGATGTCCGCGATGCATTTGCAAAACGCGGTTGGACGTATTTCTTTTTCGACGTGCGTGCGCTAGACAAGGCGCTCGACGGTCCCGCCAGAAATCTCCTGGTGGAATTTCTGCTCCAGTTCGGCAAATTGGCCGCCCAAGACGGAAATTTTCTTCTGTATCACTTCGAACCGAACCCGATATGA
- a CDS encoding ArsA family ATPase encodes MTTPSTPMRVILFTGKGGVGKTTLSAATAVACARRGLRTIVLSTDAAHSLADVLDTTIGGEPKTIEPNLTAQEVSVNVELRRHWGRIQRYLTQFLAARGYQEPVAEELAVVPGMEDLFALIKLLDLEESGEYDVAIIDCAPTGSTLQLLGLADVLQWYMEKFYDIEKRIALAIKPIAERVIKAPMPDKEVYSNVENIYARVMKVRDLLTDPDRASIRLVTNPEKIVVQETQRAHTYLSLFGFPVDAVMTNRILPASAGKGFFKDWIRLQKEYVERIHQAFAPLPILSTALYPTEMLGLDRLAEMAAATYNGYAPNEVLWRGKPFTLDGADGRYQMALHLPGVERKDIQLWAKHDELIVGVGDLQRHIILPRVLIGHVVTRAKYENSAFHITFEKNA; translated from the coding sequence ATGACAACCCCATCCACGCCGATGCGCGTCATTTTGTTCACCGGCAAGGGCGGAGTCGGCAAGACGACCCTGTCCGCCGCGACGGCCGTGGCGTGCGCCCGGCGGGGGCTGCGCACCATTGTCCTCTCCACCGACGCGGCGCATTCGCTCGCCGACGTGCTCGACACGACGATCGGCGGCGAACCCAAGACCATCGAGCCGAACCTCACCGCGCAGGAGGTCAGCGTCAACGTCGAACTGCGTCGTCACTGGGGGCGCATTCAACGGTATCTCACGCAGTTCCTCGCCGCGCGCGGCTATCAGGAGCCGGTGGCCGAGGAACTGGCGGTCGTGCCCGGCATGGAGGACCTTTTCGCGCTTATCAAGCTGCTCGACCTGGAGGAGAGCGGCGAATACGACGTGGCGATCATCGACTGCGCACCGACCGGATCGACCCTTCAGCTCCTCGGTCTCGCCGACGTGCTCCAGTGGTACATGGAGAAGTTCTACGACATCGAAAAACGCATCGCGCTGGCGATCAAACCGATCGCCGAGCGCGTCATCAAGGCGCCGATGCCCGACAAGGAGGTCTACTCCAACGTCGAAAACATCTACGCGCGCGTGATGAAAGTGCGTGACCTGCTCACCGATCCCGACCGCGCGTCGATCCGCCTGGTCACGAATCCCGAAAAGATCGTCGTTCAGGAGACGCAGCGCGCGCACACCTACCTGTCGCTATTCGGCTTTCCCGTCGACGCGGTGATGACGAACCGGATCCTGCCCGCGTCCGCGGGAAAGGGCTTTTTCAAAGACTGGATACGGTTGCAGAAGGAGTACGTGGAGCGCATCCATCAGGCGTTCGCGCCGCTGCCGATCCTCTCCACGGCGCTCTATCCCACGGAGATGCTCGGCCTCGACCGGCTCGCGGAGATGGCGGCCGCGACTTACAACGGCTATGCGCCCAACGAGGTGTTGTGGCGCGGCAAACCGTTCACCCTCGATGGAGCGGACGGGCGATACCAAATGGCGCTGCATCTGCCCGGCGTCGAGCGAAAAGACATTCAGCTTTGGGCCAAACACGATGAGCTGATTGTCGGCGTCGGCGATCTGCAGAGGCATATCATTTTGCCTCGCGTGCTGATCGGCCATGTCGTGACGCGCGCGAAATACGAGAACTCCGCCTTTCACATCACCTTCGAGAAAAACGCGTGA
- a CDS encoding molybdopterin molybdotransferase MoeA gives MAAFSIEEAKLAVLENVSAIGIETVDLAAALGRALGAPIVSDCHVPPADNAGMDGIAVRWEDTRDASPERPVRLRLLGTIGAGQVTDLVVTATCAAKIMTGAAVPPGADAVIPVEDVEYEGAHAVVRRGARLGDHVRPMGEDVKAGQRVFDIGAELTSAHIGVLASLGVATVPVGKRPRVAIIATGSELVAVSQTPGRGQIRNSNSPALVAAAMAAGAIAEDLGHAPDDLAKITERLLGAVVSHDIVISSGGVSVGEFDFVKSAMKNLGVELRFDKVAQKPGKPMSYGRIGERTHVFGLPGNPAAALVCFHVYLKPLIRRLQGFADIETPMAWGRLVGRLASKGRPSFARVIPEATPEGYRVHLAGSQSSGLLLPMALGRALAHFPARDEPYADGDLVRFQFLDGGVG, from the coding sequence ATGGCCGCTTTCAGCATTGAGGAAGCCAAACTCGCCGTCCTGGAAAACGTGAGCGCGATCGGGATCGAGACGGTCGACCTTGCTGCGGCGCTCGGCCGGGCGCTCGGCGCTCCGATCGTTTCGGATTGCCACGTCCCTCCGGCGGATAACGCGGGCATGGACGGCATCGCGGTGCGTTGGGAAGACACCCGCGACGCGTCGCCGGAGCGGCCCGTGCGGCTGCGGCTTTTGGGGACGATCGGGGCGGGGCAGGTGACGGACCTCGTCGTCACGGCGACCTGCGCCGCGAAGATCATGACCGGCGCGGCCGTGCCGCCCGGCGCGGACGCCGTGATTCCGGTCGAGGACGTGGAATACGAAGGAGCGCACGCGGTGGTGCGCCGGGGCGCGAGGCTTGGCGATCACGTGCGCCCGATGGGCGAAGACGTGAAGGCGGGGCAGCGCGTTTTCGACATCGGCGCGGAACTCACCTCCGCGCACATCGGCGTGCTCGCTTCGCTCGGCGTCGCCACGGTGCCGGTCGGCAAACGGCCGCGCGTAGCGATCATCGCGACGGGGTCCGAGCTCGTGGCTGTGTCCCAGACGCCGGGGCGCGGCCAAATCCGCAACTCGAACAGCCCGGCGCTGGTCGCGGCGGCGATGGCTGCCGGTGCGATCGCCGAGGATCTGGGCCACGCGCCGGACGATTTGGCGAAGATCACGGAGCGCCTTCTCGGCGCGGTCGTGTCGCACGACATCGTCATCAGCTCGGGCGGCGTGTCGGTGGGGGAGTTCGATTTCGTCAAGAGCGCGATGAAGAACCTCGGCGTGGAACTTCGCTTCGACAAGGTCGCGCAAAAACCCGGCAAACCCATGTCGTACGGCCGCATCGGCGAACGCACGCACGTCTTCGGCCTGCCGGGAAATCCCGCGGCGGCGCTCGTGTGTTTTCACGTTTACCTCAAGCCTTTGATCCGACGATTGCAGGGATTTGCTGACATCGAGACGCCGATGGCGTGGGGCCGCCTCGTTGGGCGTTTGGCCTCGAAGGGCCGGCCGAGTTTCGCCCGCGTGATCCCCGAGGCGACGCCGGAAGGTTACCGGGTGCATCTCGCGGGTTCGCAGAGTTCGGGATTGCTGCTGCCGATGGCGCTCGGGCGCGCGCTGGCGCATTTCCCGGCGCGGGACGAACCATATGCCGACGGCGATCTCGTGCGCTTCCAATTTCTCGACGGAGGGGTGGGGTGA
- the moaC gene encoding cyclic pyranopterin monophosphate synthase MoaC — MTDDARFTHLDERGAARMVDVTGKGESVRTARARGEIVVGAEAFALLRDGRVPKGDVLAAARIAGIGAAKRTWELIPLCHPLPLGSVEIAFALDDARHAVEIDSFVKLTGQTGVEMEALTAVAIAALTIYDMCKSVSKAMTIGSIRLVEKTGGKSGDYRSEQTP, encoded by the coding sequence GTGACGGACGACGCGCGCTTCACGCATCTGGACGAACGCGGCGCGGCCCGAATGGTGGACGTGACCGGCAAGGGCGAGTCGGTGCGAACGGCCCGGGCGCGGGGCGAGATTGTGGTCGGTGCCGAGGCGTTCGCGCTGCTGCGCGACGGGCGCGTGCCCAAGGGCGACGTGCTGGCGGCGGCGCGCATCGCGGGGATCGGCGCGGCGAAACGCACGTGGGAACTCATCCCGCTGTGCCACCCCCTGCCGCTCGGCTCGGTCGAGATCGCATTTGCGCTCGACGACGCGCGTCACGCCGTCGAAATCGACTCGTTCGTGAAACTCACCGGGCAAACCGGGGTGGAGATGGAAGCGCTGACGGCGGTCGCGATCGCGGCGCTCACGATCTACGACATGTGCAAGTCGGTCAGCAAGGCCATGACGATCGGCTCGATCCGGCTTGTCGAAAAGACAGGCGGAAAGAGCGGCGACTACCGCTCGGAGCAGACGCCATGA